The window ATGCTAGCTCATGGTTTTTTTATAATATTGTAGAAGCTAAGGGCCCTGAGAACAGAGTATGGAGTTATGAATATGGCGCTTATGGAGAGCATAGGTCGAAAGATATACGGATAACAAAGGTTTCGCTGCCTACCTTAGGAAGTGTTCATTATGGTTATGATGATGGCGATGACTTTAGCAGCCTGACTAGAGTTGTTCGGAGCCCTGGTAGACCCGATGCTAACTGGAATTATAGATCGAAGAAATCTCGTAAGTACTGGCAGTATAATAGCGGATTCATGACTGGCGCCTTTTATACCACCGTTATTTCTCCATACTCCAGAGCAAAGTATGACTTTTTTAATACTTATGTTACGGGGGTTGATGACCCAAAAAATGGTTTGTATGGAGAGGTGTCAAGAGTCTCTATTTATGCTTTGTCCGATACTGCTATGAGTAACCCTCTCAAAGTTACTCAATATGAATATTACACTGGAGGAAAAGTTGGTAGGGTCGCCTCAGATAAAGGAAGTGAATCGCCAGCAACGGAGAAAGGAGCATATAGAACTTTTGTTAAAAAGATAACAGTGGACGACAGGTTTGTTACAGAGCTTTTTGATCTAGATTCTGCCAATTTTTGGCGCACCAAAACCGAAACCACCAACGGCAAAACCCGAACGACCCGTTACACCTACAAACACCAGACATGGTCCAGCTCCCAGCCGCAACTGATCGGCTTGCTGACTGAAGAGAAGGTGGAAGGCGATAACGGCGAGAACTGGGTAACCTCTGTTGTTTATGACACAAAAGGTCAGCTCACATCGCGTACGGCGAATGGCGTCACCGAATCGTTTACCTACCATAATACAGGTGAACTGGCGACGAAGTCCTACACCAACCACAATGGGCCACAAACGGTCTCTTACAACAATTACTTCCGCGGTGTGGCGGGAAGCGAGCTGTATCCAGACGGCTCATCCATCACTCGCTCTGTCAATCCGACCGGCACGATTGCGTGGGAGGATGACGCGGAAGGTCATCGCACTTCCTATAGTTACGATGCCTTGAATCGGGTCACGCGGATTGACCCGCCAGGTCTGGCGGCGAGCAACTATCAGTATGAGCCGAACAAGATTACCGTGACGCGAGATGGCTCAGGTTATCGTAAGGAAATCACGCTGGACGGACTGGGCCGCGCTGTGTTGTCGAAAGAAAGCGGCGCTGGTATTGAGCCGGTTTATGTGCGTACCGAGTACGACGCGGGCGGGCGTGAAACGTTCGTGTCCTACGCCTCCGCCAACAGCGGCGAGCCATTGGGCGTGGTGAAAACCTACGATGCGCTGAATCGAGTGACGTCGGTCAAAAACAATGCGGACAATAGCACGGCGACCTACTGCTATGGCGTCCCCTGCGTGAACTACTTGAGCGGCTACAGTTTTGACGACGCTTATACGGTCACCAATGCGCGCGGTCATAAAACGGCGTATCTGCAGCAGGGCTACGGCTCGCGGGATAATCTGCAGAACCGATACATCGTGGCGGACATCGCTGGCGCGGCGCGGCAGGTGACCAGCATCAATCGTAACAAGATCGGCGATATTACCTCCGTCACTCAGGACGGCGTAACGCGCACATACGTCTACCAACCGGGAACTCGTCGCATGAGCAGCGTGATGGAGCCGGAGCGCGGCAAAGTGGTGTTTTCTTACGATGCGGCAGGCAACACGCGCAGCAAGCAGGTGGGGGCGGAAGGCCTGATCACCTTCACTTACGACGCCATGAACCGCCTTACCAATATTGGTTATCCCGCAGGCAATGGCGGTATGGCGGCCACGCCCAGCGTCGCTTACGACTATGATCGTAATGGTCGTGTCACCAGTATGGCTAAAGGCGCGTCGACGCGCGGCTATGCGTACACGCCTTGGGGTGCGCTGGACAGAGAAACGCTGAAAGTCAACGACGTTACGTTCAATCTGGACTACGCCTATAACCAGCAGGGACAGCTGTATCAGTTGACGTACCCGAACAACACCACATTGACCTACAGCCTGGATGACTGGGGCCGCCCTACCCAGGTAGGCCAGTTTATTTCCAATATTCGTTACTACCCGACTGGGCAAATGTCAGGCTATACCTATGGCAATGGCCAACAGGTGAGCTATGCCCTGAACGCGCGTAAGTTTGTGGAGCGTATTAAAAGCGTCGGCGCCAGAACCACGGCGATGGACCTGTCCTATACCTTTGACGGAAACGCCAACGTGACTTCCATTACTGATAACGTTAATAGCCTGAACAGCATCACGGCGCTGGGCTATGACGGCCTGGATCGACTGACGTCAGCGAACGGACGTTGGGGAGCGGGAAGCTTCAGCTACGACGCCAAAGGCAACTTGCTGAGCAAAAACCTGGGTAATCTGGGGGCCATGACGTATCACTACGACGGCAACAATCGTCTGGCGAACACCACCGGCGCCAACGCCTTCAGCTTCTCTTACGACGCGTACGGTAATGTTAGAAACAACGGCCGTTTCAACATGACCTACAACCACGCCAATGAAATGACCAACATCAAGAATGGCGAGGTCAACATTGACTACCTGTATGACGGCGACGGCATTCGCGTGCTGGAAGTGCATGACGATAAAGCCATTTATCAGATGCATGACAAGGCGGGAGACTTGTTGTACGAGCAGGACTTCATCAGCAACAAAGAATCGGTCTACGTGCGCTTTAACAGTCAGACCATCGCCAAGATGGATACCTGTCTCTTGAAGGACACGGACAACGACGGGATCACTGACTGCCAGGAGCAGCAACTGGGGTTTGACGTCTTCACCCCGACGGACGCCTATGCGGATGACGACGGCGACGGCGTTAGCAATCTGGCGGAAGTCAAGGCGGGAACCAGTCCGAGAAACGCGGATACGGATAATGACGGCATCCCGGACGGCTGGGAGCTGCGTTTCGGTTTGAACCCATTGGCGAATGACGCCGGCGCTGATATTGACGGCGATGGATTCAACAACCTGCAGGAATACCAGAACGACACCGATCCCAAGGACCCTTTGAACGTGCCTTTGGCGGCGAAGCTGGTCCCTGTGTTCTATCTGCTGATGGATTAAGGAAGGCAAGTAATGAGACGTAAATCCATGTTCAAGATAGCCAGCGCGTCGATGCGCCATGTACTACTGCAAGTGGCGACGTTGTTCGTCACGGCGCTGCTGGCGGTAAGCGCCAGCGCGCAAACCCTGATTACCTACTACCACAACGACGCGTTGGGCTCGCCGGTAGCGGCGACGGATCAGGACGGAAACCTGCTGTGGCGGGAGAACTATGCGCCTTACGGGCAGAAGATCGACAATCCCAAAGAAGCCTATGACACGCACATAGGCTACACCGGCAAGCCGGACGAGGGGAAAACCGGGCTGA is drawn from Hahella sp. KA22 and contains these coding sequences:
- a CDS encoding RHS repeat protein — translated: MDDRFVTELFDLDSANFWRTKTETTNGKTRTTRYTYKHQTWSSSQPQLIGLLTEEKVEGDNGENWVTSVVYDTKGQLTSRTANGVTESFTYHNTGELATKSYTNHNGPQTVSYNNYFRGVAGSELYPDGSSITRSVNPTGTIAWEDDAEGHRTSYSYDALNRVTRIDPPGLAASNYQYEPNKITVTRDGSGYRKEITLDGLGRAVLSKESGAGIEPVYVRTEYDAGGRETFVSYASANSGEPLGVVKTYDALNRVTSVKNNADNSTATYCYGVPCVNYLSGYSFDDAYTVTNARGHKTAYLQQGYGSRDNLQNRYIVADIAGAARQVTSINRNKIGDITSVTQDGVTRTYVYQPGTRRMSSVMEPERGKVVFSYDAAGNTRSKQVGAEGLITFTYDAMNRLTNIGYPAGNGGMAATPSVAYDYDRNGRVTSMAKGASTRGYAYTPWGALDRETLKVNDVTFNLDYAYNQQGQLYQLTYPNNTTLTYSLDDWGRPTQVGQFISNIRYYPTGQMSGYTYGNGQQVSYALNARKFVERIKSVGARTTAMDLSYTFDGNANVTSITDNVNSLNSITALGYDGLDRLTSANGRWGAGSFSYDAKGNLLSKNLGNLGAMTYHYDGNNRLANTTGANAFSFSYDAYGNVRNNGRFNMTYNHANEMTNIKNGEVNIDYLYDGDGIRVLEVHDDKAIYQMHDKAGDLLYEQDFISNKESVYVRFNSQTIAKMDTCLLKDTDNDGITDCQEQQLGFDVFTPTDAYADDDGDGVSNLAEVKAGTSPRNADTDNDGIPDGWELRFGLNPLANDAGADIDGDGFNNLQEYQNDTDPKDPLNVPLAAKLVPVFYLLMD